A genome region from Streptomyces pratensis includes the following:
- a CDS encoding type I polyketide synthase yields the protein MNPSQQRILDRRLARDPIAVVGLSGLFPQASTVQEFWANVVAAADCTTEVPAGHWDVDEFYDPDPSAPDKTYAKRGGFIPDVPFNPLEFGLPPNTLEVTDVLQLLSLTVTRDLLKDAGAEQGWYDPKRTGVVLGITGANQLTQPLTARLQSPVLKEVVRSCGLSDRDAEEIAAKFRMAYAPWEENSFPGMLGNVVAGRIANRFDLGGINMTIDAACASSLGAVRTAVSELLEGRADTMLAGGCDAENTIFMYLCFSKTPALSKSGQIRPFDSEADGTLIGEGIGMLALRRLEDAERDGNRVYAVIRGLGTSSDGRFKSIYAPRKEGQMEALRRAYQDADAAPDSIELFEAHGTGTAVGDATELSALTEVVAKDGGERAYAAIGSVKSQIGHTKAAAGAAAMIKLAFALHHKVLPPTINVNTPSSAFGTDSPFYVNTKTRPWIRDPKRPQRRAALSAFGFGGTNFHAVMEEHGDGDDLKVCFPVARIHLWHAAGPEALADALAEKAPSTGGPVPAAHARLAFVARSEAEADALREIALGELRARTGRDDWSHPKGVHYRRTAGDTGRVAALFAGQGSQYVDPGMSAVLALPPLRSSFDRANQHFREDTPLSRVAFPPPLVDDAGRAEQEAALRATAYAQPAIGALSAGQFRYLTELGFQAEGFLGHSFGELTALHAAGAFDEDTLHRLARARGRAMSPAPGQADDTGAMAAVFAPQERVAELLAEREGLRVCNRNAPDQIVVGGATAEVDLLVEAAGRSGVRARRLPVSAAFHTPFVAHAVDDFRAVVDTVHIGAPRGRVYANSPGARYGTDLADNRRVLAEQLIHPVEFAARVEEMYADGFRVFVEFGPGSVLTGLVGRILGDRPHTALALDGGPDKDSEHVLKQSVARLAVLGLPVAVADRYAAEIDRPAPAKGMTVMLNGINYVSPERRAAYQDVLTDGYRVSPPAAPPTPEPAPAAPAVLRDPGLPPHPASSAPVPSAAPSGARERPLPERARSVPTGTGTAEVYVRALPDTSPPAQENEHMPSDRFTELLSDHLSLHDEYLNGQLQSVERLTRILERAADQGKLDQVLPGVSSVKEHGLAIGRTHAHANEVLRQLAGLELGGAASATFAAAPQQAVGTPSLPDPPVVPALPPGWAPPAPTPAVTPVQAPAPAPAAAPAPVSLDGAGAVSVGAVVSAGVDVGTVRSVLLDVVAQKTGYPADMLELDMGVESDLGIDSIKRVEIMGVIQERFGAVSSAGPEQLAELRTLGDIVDFVAGAAGGVSSGGVAGAGAGAGAGVVSVGAVVSAGVDVGTVRSVLLDVVAQKTGYPADMLELDMGVESDLGIDSIKRVEIMGVIQERFGAVSSAGPEQLAELRTLGDIVDFVAGAAGGVSSGGVAGAGAGAGAGVVSVGAVVSAGVDVGTVRSVLLDVVAQKTGYPADMLELDMGVESDLGIDSIKRVEIMGVIQERFGAVSSAGPEQLAELRTLGDIVDFVAGAGTPGGREKTAGTATNPEDPPPEQSRAISPQASAPAPLIGRAHAALVTLSAPDPLLDVFPAGHGALVVDDGSDLAARICDRLVATGRPVHVLRLPGVPPRSAGVHDHALTGWGTTELAAGTEAVFAAPVGLVVDVTARPDTDWPDGIRRLAHSLLLARHVVRPLTAMAAHGRAAFLAVTRLDGAFGLTGVDEAAAPAGGVAGLLKTLALEAPELFCRSVDLAPGIAADDAAALVLDEAADSAVEPVQVGHDGTRRVGLALADEPLVDSEADAGPPTGDDVLVVTGGARGITADCVIELARRHRPRLVLLGRTPLDEEPTWAHGLAVENLKAAAAASLTAAGEKPTPRRVGQLAAAVAGAREIRGTLDALRAAGSRAEYLSVDITDQAATTAALAPYRDVVTGLVHGAGVLADQMIAQKKASEIERVFAPKLTGLRCVMAALSGRQLRHVVLFSSVAGFFGNQGQSDYAMANEVLNVWASSCRRRFPQARVTSLNWGAWDSGMVSPQIRKVFEERGIALIPVAEGARMFADQFAPGRAGDVVTVLGPTTPLSSRDRSGQEAGGTVTRRPADLEGSPLVTDHVIDSVPVLPAAVAMGWALGAVEHADGRRAVRLRDFTVHKGIVLDGTQPAECQVVMSPADGEVKVAIRSVTDGAVRPHYAATVVTGSLPPAASVTGLPVPGTGRDAGGFYEDGTLFHGPALRGLRRVLAESEARLVLECEPVRADAVSASADWYAAGSADLLLQAALVWVRVFRGTAGLPLAVGGVELHGPPAPDGVFLVVVEPVRHGGPDSRLNITACAPDGQVWARFTDVSVVSAPQLAAKFTG from the coding sequence GTGAACCCATCCCAGCAACGGATACTCGACCGCAGACTCGCCCGGGACCCCATCGCCGTCGTCGGCCTGTCCGGTCTCTTCCCGCAGGCAAGCACCGTCCAGGAGTTCTGGGCCAACGTCGTGGCCGCGGCCGACTGCACCACGGAGGTGCCGGCCGGTCACTGGGACGTCGACGAGTTCTACGACCCCGACCCCTCGGCACCCGACAAGACCTACGCCAAGCGCGGCGGCTTCATCCCGGACGTACCCTTCAACCCCCTCGAGTTCGGACTGCCCCCGAACACGCTCGAAGTGACCGATGTGCTCCAGCTGCTGAGCCTGACGGTCACCCGTGACCTGCTGAAGGACGCGGGGGCCGAGCAGGGGTGGTACGACCCGAAGCGCACCGGCGTGGTGCTCGGCATCACCGGGGCCAACCAGCTGACGCAGCCCCTCACCGCGCGGCTCCAGAGCCCGGTGCTCAAGGAAGTGGTCAGGAGCTGCGGCCTCTCCGACCGCGACGCCGAAGAGATCGCGGCCAAGTTCCGTATGGCGTACGCCCCTTGGGAGGAGAACTCCTTCCCGGGGATGCTCGGCAACGTGGTCGCCGGCCGGATCGCCAACCGGTTCGACCTCGGCGGCATCAACATGACGATCGACGCCGCCTGCGCCAGCTCACTCGGCGCGGTGCGCACGGCTGTCAGTGAGCTCCTGGAGGGCCGCGCGGACACCATGCTGGCCGGCGGCTGCGACGCCGAGAACACCATCTTCATGTACCTCTGCTTCAGCAAGACCCCCGCACTCTCCAAGTCCGGACAGATACGTCCCTTCGACAGCGAGGCCGACGGGACGCTGATCGGTGAGGGCATCGGCATGCTCGCCCTGCGCCGCCTGGAGGACGCCGAACGCGACGGCAACCGGGTGTACGCGGTCATCCGCGGCCTAGGCACATCCAGCGACGGACGGTTCAAGTCCATCTACGCCCCCCGCAAGGAGGGCCAGATGGAGGCACTGCGCCGCGCCTACCAGGACGCCGACGCGGCTCCGGACAGCATCGAGCTCTTCGAGGCCCACGGCACCGGCACCGCCGTCGGGGACGCCACGGAACTGAGCGCGCTCACCGAAGTGGTGGCGAAGGACGGGGGCGAGCGGGCGTACGCCGCCATCGGCAGCGTGAAGTCCCAGATCGGCCACACGAAGGCGGCGGCGGGAGCCGCGGCGATGATCAAGCTCGCCTTCGCGCTGCACCACAAGGTGCTGCCCCCCACCATCAACGTGAACACGCCCAGCTCCGCCTTCGGCACCGACAGCCCGTTCTACGTCAACACGAAGACACGCCCCTGGATCCGTGACCCGAAGCGCCCGCAGCGCCGTGCCGCGCTCTCCGCGTTCGGCTTCGGCGGCACCAACTTCCACGCGGTGATGGAGGAGCACGGCGACGGCGACGACCTGAAGGTCTGCTTCCCGGTCGCCCGGATCCACCTCTGGCACGCCGCGGGCCCCGAGGCCCTCGCCGACGCCCTGGCGGAGAAGGCCCCGTCCACCGGCGGGCCGGTGCCCGCAGCCCATGCCCGTCTGGCCTTCGTGGCCCGCAGCGAGGCGGAGGCGGACGCGTTGCGTGAGATCGCCCTCGGCGAACTGCGCGCCCGCACCGGCCGCGACGACTGGTCCCACCCCAAGGGCGTCCACTACCGGCGGACCGCCGGTGACACGGGAAGGGTGGCCGCGCTCTTCGCCGGACAGGGCAGCCAGTATGTCGACCCGGGCATGAGCGCCGTACTGGCCCTGCCGCCGCTGCGTTCCTCCTTCGACCGGGCCAACCAGCACTTCCGTGAGGACACGCCGCTGTCCCGGGTGGCGTTCCCCCCGCCCCTGGTCGACGACGCCGGCCGGGCGGAACAGGAAGCCGCACTGCGCGCGACCGCCTACGCCCAGCCCGCCATCGGCGCGCTCTCCGCAGGCCAGTTCCGCTATCTGACCGAGCTCGGATTCCAGGCGGAGGGATTCCTCGGCCACAGCTTCGGTGAACTCACCGCGCTCCACGCGGCCGGGGCCTTCGACGAGGACACGCTCCACCGGCTGGCCAGGGCACGCGGCCGGGCCATGTCCCCCGCGCCCGGGCAGGCCGACGACACCGGTGCCATGGCGGCCGTGTTCGCGCCTCAGGAGCGGGTCGCGGAACTCCTCGCCGAACGCGAAGGCCTGCGTGTGTGCAACCGGAACGCCCCCGACCAGATCGTGGTGGGCGGCGCCACGGCCGAGGTGGATCTCCTGGTGGAGGCGGCAGGCCGCAGTGGAGTGCGCGCCAGGCGGCTGCCGGTCTCCGCCGCCTTCCACACTCCGTTCGTGGCACACGCGGTGGACGATTTCCGTGCCGTCGTGGACACCGTCCACATCGGCGCACCGCGCGGGCGCGTCTACGCCAACAGTCCCGGCGCCCGGTACGGCACGGACCTGGCGGACAACCGCCGCGTACTCGCGGAACAGCTGATCCACCCGGTGGAGTTCGCGGCACGCGTCGAGGAGATGTACGCCGACGGGTTCCGGGTCTTCGTCGAATTCGGCCCCGGCTCCGTGCTCACAGGTCTGGTGGGCCGGATCCTGGGCGACCGTCCGCACACCGCGCTCGCCCTCGACGGCGGCCCGGACAAGGACTCCGAACACGTCCTGAAGCAGTCCGTCGCACGGCTCGCGGTGCTCGGCCTGCCGGTCGCCGTCGCCGACAGGTACGCGGCCGAGATCGATCGGCCGGCTCCGGCCAAGGGCATGACGGTGATGCTCAACGGCATCAACTACGTCTCTCCGGAGCGCCGCGCCGCCTACCAGGACGTGCTGACCGACGGATACAGGGTGTCACCGCCCGCCGCGCCGCCGACGCCTGAACCCGCCCCCGCCGCGCCGGCCGTCCTCCGGGACCCGGGCCTCCCCCCGCACCCGGCCTCCTCCGCGCCCGTACCGTCGGCCGCCCCCTCCGGGGCGCGGGAGCGCCCGCTTCCCGAACGGGCCCGGTCCGTCCCGACGGGCACCGGTACCGCAGAGGTGTACGTCCGCGCCCTTCCGGATACCTCGCCCCCCGCCCAGGAGAACGAGCACATGCCAAGCGACCGCTTCACCGAGCTCCTCTCGGACCACCTCTCCCTCCACGACGAGTACCTCAACGGCCAGTTGCAGAGCGTCGAGCGACTGACCAGGATCCTGGAGCGCGCCGCCGACCAGGGGAAGCTGGACCAGGTGCTGCCCGGCGTGAGCTCCGTCAAGGAGCACGGACTGGCGATCGGACGTACCCACGCGCACGCCAACGAGGTCCTGCGGCAGCTCGCCGGGCTGGAGCTCGGCGGCGCGGCCTCCGCGACCTTCGCCGCGGCGCCGCAGCAGGCGGTCGGGACACCCTCCCTCCCGGACCCGCCCGTCGTTCCGGCACTGCCTCCTGGCTGGGCTCCGCCCGCACCCACCCCGGCCGTGACGCCCGTTCAGGCCCCGGCTCCTGCCCCTGCCGCGGCGCCGGCTCCCGTGTCCCTCGACGGTGCGGGTGCGGTGTCGGTGGGTGCTGTGGTGTCGGCTGGTGTGGATGTGGGCACGGTGCGTTCGGTGTTGCTGGATGTGGTGGCTCAGAAGACGGGTTATCCGGCGGACATGCTGGAGCTGGATATGGGGGTGGAGTCGGATCTGGGGATCGATTCGATCAAGCGTGTGGAGATCATGGGGGTGATTCAGGAGCGGTTCGGGGCGGTGTCGTCGGCCGGTCCTGAGCAGTTGGCGGAGTTGCGGACGTTGGGTGACATCGTCGATTTCGTCGCGGGTGCGGCGGGTGGGGTGTCGTCGGGTGGTGTTGCCGGTGCCGGTGCCGGTGCCGGTGCGGGTGTGGTGTCGGTGGGTGCTGTGGTGTCGGCTGGTGTGGATGTGGGCACGGTGCGTTCGGTGTTGCTGGATGTGGTGGCTCAGAAGACGGGTTATCCGGCGGACATGCTGGAGCTGGATATGGGGGTGGAGTCGGATCTGGGGATCGATTCGATCAAGCGTGTGGAGATCATGGGGGTGATTCAGGAGCGGTTCGGGGCGGTGTCGTCGGCCGGTCCTGAGCAGTTGGCGGAGTTGCGGACGTTGGGTGACATCGTCGATTTCGTCGCGGGTGCGGCGGGTGGGGTGTCGTCGGGTGGTGTTGCCGGTGCCGGTGCCGGTGCCGGTGCGGGTGTGGTGTCGGTGGGTGCTGTGGTGTCGGCTGGTGTGGATGTGGGCACGGTGCGTTCGGTGTTGCTGGATGTGGTGGCTCAGAAGACGGGTTATCCGGCGGACATGCTGGAGCTGGATATGGGGGTGGAGTCGGATCTGGGGATCGATTCGATCAAGCGTGTGGAGATCATGGGGGTGATTCAGGAGCGGTTCGGGGCGGTGTCGTCGGCCGGTCCTGAGCAGTTGGCGGAGTTGCGGACGTTGGGTGACATCGTCGACTTCGTCGCGGGTGCCGGTACGCCCGGTGGCCGGGAGAAGACGGCCGGCACGGCCACGAATCCCGAGGACCCGCCCCCGGAACAGTCCCGGGCGATCTCCCCGCAGGCATCCGCACCGGCCCCCCTCATCGGCCGTGCGCACGCCGCCCTCGTCACGCTCTCCGCACCTGACCCACTGCTCGACGTCTTTCCCGCAGGCCACGGCGCGCTCGTCGTGGACGACGGTTCCGACCTGGCGGCACGCATCTGCGACCGGCTCGTCGCCACCGGCCGCCCGGTGCACGTGCTGCGTCTGCCGGGAGTCCCTCCGCGGTCGGCCGGGGTGCACGACCACGCCCTCACCGGCTGGGGCACGACCGAGCTGGCAGCCGGGACCGAGGCGGTCTTCGCCGCCCCGGTCGGCCTGGTCGTCGACGTGACTGCCCGCCCGGACACCGACTGGCCCGACGGAATACGCAGGCTGGCGCACTCACTGCTGCTCGCGCGGCATGTCGTCCGCCCGCTGACCGCCATGGCGGCACACGGCCGTGCGGCGTTCCTCGCCGTGACCCGTCTGGACGGGGCCTTCGGCCTCACCGGGGTCGACGAGGCGGCCGCACCCGCCGGAGGAGTGGCGGGGCTGCTGAAGACCCTGGCCCTCGAAGCCCCCGAGCTGTTCTGCCGGTCCGTGGACCTCGCGCCCGGGATCGCCGCCGACGACGCGGCCGCCCTGGTACTGGACGAAGCCGCTGATTCGGCCGTCGAGCCCGTGCAGGTGGGCCACGACGGAACCCGCAGGGTGGGTCTGGCACTGGCCGACGAGCCGCTGGTGGATTCCGAGGCGGACGCGGGCCCTCCCACCGGTGACGACGTACTGGTCGTCACGGGCGGCGCCCGGGGCATCACGGCCGACTGCGTCATCGAACTGGCCCGGCGGCACCGGCCCCGGCTCGTGCTGCTCGGCCGGACCCCGCTCGACGAGGAGCCCACGTGGGCGCACGGCCTCGCGGTGGAGAACCTGAAGGCGGCGGCGGCCGCCTCGCTCACCGCGGCCGGTGAGAAGCCGACCCCCCGACGCGTCGGCCAGCTCGCCGCGGCTGTCGCGGGCGCCCGGGAGATCCGAGGGACGCTGGACGCCCTGCGCGCGGCCGGCAGCCGGGCCGAGTACCTGTCGGTGGACATCACGGACCAGGCCGCGACCACGGCCGCGCTCGCGCCGTACCGGGACGTGGTCACCGGCCTGGTGCACGGTGCCGGAGTCCTCGCCGACCAGATGATCGCCCAGAAGAAGGCCTCCGAGATCGAACGGGTCTTCGCCCCGAAGCTGACCGGTCTGCGGTGCGTCATGGCCGCCCTGAGCGGACGGCAGCTGCGCCACGTTGTGCTGTTCTCGTCCGTCGCCGGTTTCTTCGGCAACCAGGGGCAGTCGGACTACGCGATGGCCAACGAGGTCCTCAACGTCTGGGCCTCCTCGTGCCGTCGGAGGTTCCCGCAGGCCAGGGTCACCTCGCTCAACTGGGGTGCCTGGGACAGCGGAATGGTCTCACCGCAGATCAGGAAGGTGTTCGAGGAGCGCGGAATCGCCCTCATCCCGGTCGCCGAGGGCGCCCGGATGTTCGCCGACCAGTTCGCCCCCGGGCGGGCCGGCGACGTGGTCACCGTGCTCGGGCCGACCACACCGCTGAGCTCCCGGGACCGCTCCGGCCAGGAGGCCGGAGGAACGGTGACCCGGCGTCCGGCGGACCTGGAGGGAAGCCCGCTCGTCACCGATCACGTGATCGACTCGGTGCCGGTGCTGCCCGCGGCTGTGGCCATGGGCTGGGCGCTCGGCGCCGTGGAGCACGCCGACGGCCGGCGAGCCGTGCGGCTGCGGGACTTCACCGTCCACAAGGGCATCGTCCTCGACGGAACACAGCCCGCCGAGTGCCAGGTGGTGATGAGCCCGGCGGACGGTGAGGTGAAGGTCGCGATCCGGTCGGTGACCGACGGTGCCGTACGACCGCACTACGCCGCCACGGTCGTGACGGGCTCCCTGCCACCGGCCGCATCGGTGACCGGACTGCCCGTGCCGGGCACCGGACGGGACGCCGGCGGCTTCTACGAGGACGGCACCCTCTTCCACGGACCGGCGCTGCGCGGTCTGCGCCGGGTACTGGCCGAGTCCGAGGCGCGCCTGGTCCTGGAGTGCGAGCCCGTGCGGGCGGACGCCGTCAGCGCCTCGGCCGACTGGTACGCGGCCGGTTCGGCGGACCTCCTGCTGCAGGCGGCACTCGTCTGGGTGCGCGTGTTCCGCGGCACGGCCGGCCTGCCGCTCGCCGTGGGCGGAGTCGAACTGCACGGTCCGCCGGCTCCGGACGGGGTGTTCCTC